Proteins from a genomic interval of Actinomycetes bacterium:
- a CDS encoding CDP-glycerol glycerophosphotransferase family protein has product MPGPRGTDPGPERRSDPLGTPELSVVVIGYNDRANLTQAISSVLTQTLRHLEVVVVDDASSDGSAEVAERIAAEDPRVRVVRLPENSGGCSRPRNVGLEHARAPYVMFLDSDDVYDRHACKNLLLTAERTRADLVAGQVVRLHLDQQKETGWIKRLYTRRAVYEGIRDNPDLFFDPLSTNKLYRRDFLDSNHIRFPEGVHYEDSLFSTKAYVHAKRIAMVPNVIYYWRVTQEAEELSITQRRFEINNFRDRIAVHRMIDEFLHEQGADDLKVWKDYKFVRNDLRLYLSDLPHRDESYQRAMLEIAADYLATVSDETLALCDPVERVCVHMIRRLDLDETLRTVDYLRFGFKLSTRLVERDGRLYWTDKYLDDPPSRAVLDVTSMGWHRLPWDRLSLYNSLSTVQIDRGRLLLAGSVLNQLGRIPQDADLTLAVAVRNRDRMERRRTPVREWRHEGDRITYVAEVDLSRAVAGLDQTDGVWDLKLEIGWAGRTASPPFSVDPGLVPTEPVPVRSRLGGLAKAHLEAFVTTRLSLAFKQAPDVGRDQAVARLNWAVLRGRKAVQWRTSKASTGPAVKAQAYRLFRRLPVVPGLAVFESHMGRQYSDSPRYIYEAAVEAGLDRLGLTPVWSHAKKRPDGFPVDARKVQRESWRYYYLMARAQYWVDNQGFPRVFTRRRETTYIQTWHGTPLKRMGFDSPALERASAATRKAHKALMRRWSVLLVPSEYFVETFVQSYRYGGKLLRHGLPRNDLLVRGVDAEWVEAKKRELDLPTDRRLVLYCPTFRDRARRLQREYDLPLDLTEMERALGDDVHLLVRPHYLEDYKLPPKHAGFATDVSRHHDVTELLLIADVLVTDYSSVMFDFANTGRPMVFYTYDYEDYTRDERGTYLDLARVAPGPLVEDTADLVAALRTVDGMREAYAERYAEFRERFCEYETGRAAEHVVKEYFERGAGG; this is encoded by the coding sequence GTGCCGGGACCGAGAGGCACCGACCCGGGACCCGAGCGGCGCTCCGACCCGCTCGGCACCCCGGAGCTGAGCGTCGTCGTGATCGGCTACAACGACCGCGCCAACCTGACCCAGGCGATCAGCTCGGTCCTGACCCAGACGCTGCGCCACCTCGAGGTTGTGGTCGTCGACGACGCTTCCAGCGACGGCTCCGCGGAAGTGGCCGAGCGGATCGCGGCCGAGGACCCCCGGGTGCGCGTGGTCCGGCTGCCGGAGAACAGCGGTGGCTGCAGCCGGCCGCGCAACGTCGGGCTGGAGCACGCCCGCGCGCCCTACGTCATGTTCCTGGACAGCGACGACGTCTATGACCGGCACGCGTGCAAGAACCTGCTGCTGACCGCGGAGCGCACCCGGGCCGACCTCGTCGCCGGCCAGGTGGTGCGGCTGCACCTCGACCAGCAGAAGGAGACCGGCTGGATCAAGCGGCTCTACACCCGCCGCGCTGTCTACGAGGGCATCCGCGACAACCCCGACCTGTTCTTCGACCCGCTGTCGACGAACAAGCTCTACCGGCGCGACTTCCTGGACAGCAACCACATCCGCTTCCCCGAGGGCGTGCACTACGAGGACTCGCTGTTCTCGACCAAGGCCTACGTCCACGCCAAGCGCATCGCGATGGTGCCCAACGTCATCTACTACTGGCGGGTGACGCAGGAGGCCGAGGAACTCTCCATCACGCAGCGCCGCTTCGAGATCAACAACTTCCGCGACCGGATCGCGGTGCACCGGATGATCGACGAGTTCCTGCACGAGCAGGGCGCCGACGACCTCAAGGTCTGGAAGGACTACAAGTTCGTCCGCAACGACCTGCGGCTCTACCTCTCCGACCTGCCGCACCGCGACGAGTCCTACCAGCGGGCCATGCTCGAGATTGCCGCCGACTACCTCGCGACGGTCAGCGACGAGACCCTGGCGCTGTGCGACCCGGTCGAGCGGGTCTGCGTGCACATGATCCGGCGGCTCGATCTGGACGAGACGCTGCGCACCGTCGACTACCTGCGGTTCGGCTTCAAGCTCTCCACCCGACTGGTGGAGCGGGACGGCCGGCTCTACTGGACCGACAAGTACCTCGACGACCCGCCGAGCCGCGCCGTCCTCGACGTGACGTCGATGGGCTGGCACCGGCTGCCCTGGGACCGGCTCTCGCTCTACAACTCGCTCTCGACGGTGCAGATCGACCGCGGCCGGCTGCTGCTGGCGGGGAGCGTCCTCAACCAGCTGGGCCGCATCCCGCAGGACGCCGACCTCACGCTGGCCGTCGCGGTCCGCAACCGGGACCGGATGGAGCGGCGGCGCACCCCGGTGCGGGAGTGGCGGCACGAGGGTGACCGGATCACGTACGTCGCCGAGGTCGACCTCTCGCGTGCCGTCGCGGGGCTGGACCAGACCGACGGCGTGTGGGACCTCAAGCTCGAGATCGGCTGGGCCGGCCGCACCGCGTCGCCACCCTTCAGCGTCGACCCGGGGCTGGTGCCGACCGAGCCGGTGCCGGTCCGCAGCCGCCTGGGCGGCCTCGCCAAGGCCCACCTGGAGGCGTTCGTCACGACCCGGCTCAGCCTGGCGTTCAAGCAGGCGCCGGACGTGGGCCGGGACCAGGCGGTGGCCCGGCTCAACTGGGCCGTGCTGCGCGGCCGCAAGGCGGTGCAGTGGCGGACCAGCAAGGCGTCGACCGGACCGGCCGTCAAGGCGCAGGCCTACCGGCTGTTCCGGCGGCTGCCGGTGGTCCCGGGGCTCGCGGTGTTCGAGTCGCACATGGGCCGGCAGTACTCCGACAGCCCGCGCTACATCTACGAGGCCGCGGTCGAGGCGGGTCTGGACCGGCTCGGGCTGACCCCGGTGTGGTCGCACGCCAAGAAGCGGCCGGACGGCTTCCCCGTGGATGCCCGGAAGGTGCAGCGGGAGAGCTGGCGCTACTACTACCTGATGGCCCGGGCGCAGTACTGGGTCGACAACCAGGGCTTCCCGCGGGTTTTCACCCGTCGCCGCGAGACGACGTACATCCAGACCTGGCACGGAACCCCGCTCAAGCGGATGGGCTTCGACTCGCCCGCGCTCGAGCGCGCGTCGGCCGCGACCCGCAAGGCGCACAAGGCGCTGATGCGGCGCTGGAGCGTCCTTCTCGTGCCGAGCGAGTACTTCGTCGAGACGTTCGTGCAGTCCTACCGCTACGGCGGCAAGCTGCTGCGGCACGGCCTGCCGCGCAACGACCTGCTGGTGCGTGGCGTCGACGCCGAGTGGGTCGAGGCCAAGAAGCGCGAGCTCGACCTGCCGACCGACCGGCGGCTGGTGCTCTACTGCCCGACCTTCCGCGACCGGGCCCGCCGGTTGCAGCGCGAGTACGACCTGCCGCTCGACCTGACCGAGATGGAGCGGGCGCTCGGCGACGACGTGCACCTCCTGGTGCGCCCCCACTACCTCGAGGACTACAAGCTCCCGCCCAAGCACGCCGGCTTCGCCACCGACGTCTCGCGCCACCACGACGTGACGGAGCTGCTGCTGATCGCCGACGTCCTGGTCACCGACTACTCGTCGGTCATGTTCGACTTCGCCAACACCGGTCGCCCGATGGTCTTCTACACCTACGACTACGAGGACTACACCCGGGACGAGCGCGGGACCTACCTGGACCTGGCCAGGGTCGCTCCGGGTCCGCTGGTCGAGGACACGGCCGACCTGGTCGCGGCGCTGCGCACG